The Meiothermus sp. genome segment CGATAGGAACGCCCACCGCATTGCCCCACTCGGTCCAGCTTCCGTCGTAGTTCTTGACGTTGGGGTAGCCCAGCAGGTGCTTGAGCACAAACCAGCTATGGCTGCTGCGCTCGGCGATGCGGCAGTAAGCGATTACCTCTTTTTCGGGGGTCACGCCTTTGGGCTCGTAAATGGCGCGCAGCTCGTCAGCGCTCTTAAAGGTGCCGTCGGGGTTGACGGTGGTGGCCCAGGGAATGCTTTTGGCGCCAGGAATGTGCCCCCCCCGCAGCACCCCCTCCTGGGGGTACTCCGGCATGTGCGTTTTTTCGCCGGTAAACTCTGCAGGACTACGCACGTCCACCAGTGCGCCCCTGCCCGCTTTGACCTTTTCCAGGTGTGCCAGTACCTCGTCGCGGAAGGCCCGCAGGCTGGGGTCGCGCTTTCCAGGCGTGTAGTTGCCCTTGGGATAGGTGGGAACTTCGGTGGTGAGGGGTTTGTTTTCTTGTGTCCACTTGATGCGCCCGCCGTTCATCAGCTTGAGGTGTTTGTGTCCGTTGTAGCTGAAGAACCAGAACGCATAGGCCGCCCACCAGTTGTTTTTGTCGCCATAGAGCACGATGGTGGTGTCGTTGGAGATGCCCAAACGCTCAAACAGGGCGGCCAGCTCGTGGGGTTGGATAAACTCGCGGATGGTGTCGTCCCAGAGGTCGGCCTGCCAGTCGATCTTCTGACTGCCGGGGATATGGCCGGTGTCGTAGAGCAGAATGTCCTCGTTGACCTCGAGAATCCGGATATCGGGATCCTGGTGGTGCTCCAGCACCCAGTCGGTGGAAACCAGCACATCGGGGTTGGCATAGCTCATCTCTTACCTCCAAATGAACAGTTGGTCACTGCAACAGTTAACCTGAAACAGCTTAGAACAAAGTTGTCAAAGGTCACGCTGACATAGATTACAAAAAATGTAATCTAATGGCGAGATGATACACAAGGTGGTTTTCGGTTTCAATACGGCAACGTGCCCGATAGCCCGAAGCAAGTTTGCATATGCGTTTCACGGTAGGCTGGGCCTGGCCAACTGCGGCAGGCTAACGCTTGGATGGCTTGGGCCGGGTGAGTGGTTTGGTACCCGGCGGGTGAGCAGCTCGCTCGAGGGTAGCAGGTGATCCAGGCACTCTGAGTAGTCCACCCCCTGGCGGAAGTCGGCGGCCAGGTCGGCCACGCTCACCTGGCTCAGGCTTTGTAAAACAGCATCGCGCACCTTGAGCCAGACCGCGCTACGGGCGTGGCAGTGCGCTTCCTTAGCGCAAGCTTTGGGCCAGTTCAGGCTGATGCAGGCCAGCGGGGCAATGGGCCCATCTACAGCCCGGATCACGTCGCGCAGATTGATTTCCTCGGGAGGGCGAGGCAGCGTATACCCCCCGCCTTGCCCCTTTTTGGAAACCACCAGATTGTGCCCGACCAGCGCAGCCAGAATCCGCACCAGGTAGGTGTGCCGCACACCTGTGGCCTGGCTGAGCTCCTCGCTTCCCACCAGGCGCCCAGGGGGCTGGGTGCCCAGGTAGCCCAGGGTTTTGAAGGCATAGATGTCCGTCTTGGAGAGGCGCATAGGCCTTAATTTAGCCGAAAGTGGAAAGCCTAAAGCTAAAGGCCAGGTAAAACAGGTCAACGGGTGTACCTGCCCGGCGAATCAGTTATCTCCACTACCGCTCGCAAGAAAGCGTTTCCTGTGGCATTTTCAGCCATAGCTAGAGGCGCACCGGCCTGGTAGATACCGCTCTTGCCCTCGAAGTAGAGATCGTAAAAATGTCCGTTCAGCATGGGGTTGAGCCCGTAGCGTAGATTTTCTCGGTTTTGTAATTTTTTAGCCAGCCCTTCGCGCAGCCAGACCACTGCCCTCTATCTCCCTGGGGTCGGCGCTCCAGGGCCCCTCCCAGCGCGCAGCGTTGGCCGAGGGTTGCACCACCAGCCAGGCCCCGGCGGCGTCGGCTTGCTCGATCAGGTCGTCGTGAAAAGCGTCCAGGCAGATCAGGTTGGCCAGGGTGCCCAGGCGGGTCTTTAGGGTGTGCCTGCCGGGTTGACCGCCCGTCAGAAACGCGTGGCGTTCCTCGGCGGTCAAATGAACCTTGGGGATGCGCCCCAGCACGGTGCCCTGGGGTGAAATGACGAGCGAGAGGTTGTAAACGCCCTTGCCCCTGGGATGGAGGCCCTGCACCGGTTCCCAGTCCATGTGCGGGCTGAAAATACTGCCGGCCACAATGTAGGCGCGGACTGCCTGAGCGGCTTCCTGAAAAGCTTGCTCATACACCGGCCATACCAGCGGGGCGCGCAGATGGTACAGCGCGGCGGGACTCCAGACGCCAGGCCGCAGGAGTGCGGGCCAGTGCTCGCGGAGCAACTGCATAGCAGCCTGCAGGCTGGTTTTGGCCTCGAGCACAGCCCTCGAGGTTTCCAGCCAGAACACCAGGGGCAGGGCAAACGCCTCGGGGAAGGCCAGAATGCGGGGTTCGTCCTGGGGCAGGCCCTCCGTAGCGGCCCGGGTTAGCTCGAGCACATACCGATTGAAGGCCTGGGCGCTGGTGTAGGGCGCGGTCTGCAGCTCGGTTTGAACGGCAATCAGATGCACCCGCATGTTCCTCACCTTACTACAGCACGGGCGGGTGGTGGAAAGTCCCTGAAGGCCAAGCTGCATTTCTCGAAAGAACCAGTAAAAAATTGTCCGCTACTTTGTAATGTCTGGTGGGGTGGCATCTGGCGCGGCCTGGTTGGCTAAGGCGGCCCGGTATGTGGCTTGCCTTCCCGAAAAAAGGGCCAAAATTCCGTATGCTGGCCTTGATGAAAGGTTGGATGTGGGGTCTGATACCGCTGGGGCTGTTGGCGGGTTTTTGGCTATTGCAACCTCGAGCCGGGTCCAAAGTGGAGGTACTGCCCTCTTTTACCCTTACGCAACTAGACGGACAAACGGCCAACCTGATCGATTTCAAAGGTAAACCCATTGTGCTCAATGCCTGGGCTAGTTGGTGTGGGCCCTGCCGCCGTGAAATGCCCCTGTTGGTAGAAGCCGCCAGGGCCAACCCGCAGTTTCATTTCGTGTTCTTGAACATTAGCGATGGCCCCGAGGCTGTGCGGGCCTTCGAGAGAGAGCTGGGCCTCAAAATACCCAATGTCTTGCTCGACCCTGATGCCAAACTGAGCGATCCGCTCCGAATCCAGGGCTTGCCGGTCACGCTCCTCTACGATGCCCAGGGAAAGCTGGTAAACCGGCACATCGGCGAGATAAGCGCTGCTGAACTTGAAGGACTGCTCAAAGAGTTTTAGCGAACAGCAACAGCCAATGGTCTGTCCGGAGCCGTTAGCGGATAGCCAGGGTTTTTGGGTTGACCCTGTAGATTCGTTGCCGAACGGTGACGAACTAACCCGACCTAAGTTACCTGCGTAGCGGAGGGCGATGCCGCCCCTTGGAAAGGGAGGCTTTTTTCACCGACCGTTCGGGAGGGGTGTGCTCCAGGACTCAAAAAGACAACTTGTGGGTTTTTTGGTTTTTTAAACTATCTATTTGAATCCAGTATGACACCTGGCACGAACAGCGTTCATTCCAGTGCGTCTTGTTCTGGTAATCAGATGGCTAGTGCAAGCAATCGGTGCAGCGTCCATAGAGCACGATTTCGTGTTTTTCGGTTTTGAAACCTTTGGGCACCATGAAGGTAAAATCGCCCGGGCAGCCCTCGAGCTCGAAGACCTTGCCACACCTGGTGCAGTGGAAGTGGTGATGGTGTTTTTTGCCTGCTAGCTCGTAGCGAGGTGCTTCGCCGGGAAGTTCGACCGCTACGGCGCTGCCCTCCTCGATCAGGCTTTTGAGGGTGCGGTAGACCGTGGCGATGCCGAGGCCCGGGACTTTAGCGCGGGCGGCCTCGAGGACTTCGGTAGGGGAGAGCGGGCGGTTGAGTTCGGTCATCACCTCTCGAATAGCCTGCCGCTGGCGGGTCGAGCGTTCCATAGTTTTCAGAATAGCAAACCCGGGTCTTGACAATATGATAACGATTTATCATTATGAATAGTTGGCGTAACAGGAGGTTTGCATGAAATTTATTCTCCCAATGGGATTTTTGCTGATGCTCGGGCTGGGTGTGGGCCTGGCTCAGCCGGTACAGGTCGCAGCGACCACGGGCTTTATTGCCGATATGGTGCGTAATGTGGGAGGAAGCCGTGTCAGTGTGGTGCAGGTCGTCCCCAACGGCAGTGACCCACACAGCTTTGAGCCGCGCCCGTCAGTAGTCCAGGCCATCAGCCGGGCCAGGGTCTTTTTTGCCAATGGACTCTCCCTCGAGCCCTTTTTCGAGAAGCTCGAGGCCCAGCTTCCCCAAAACGCCCGCATCGTCGAGCTGGCCGATGGAATGCCAGACCTGATCAAGGCCGGTGAAAAAGAAGCCCATGCTGATGAGCACGGTCACGAACACGCCGGGTACGACCCCCACCTCTGGCTCGACCCCACCTACGGCATCCGCTACGTGGAGAAAATCCGCGATATCCTCTCGGCAGTGGATCCTGCCGGACGCTCTATGTATACCCAGAATGCATCGCGTTATATTGCCCAGATCCGCCAGGCCGATACCGCCGTACAACGCTGCCTGGCCGAGATTCCACAGAACCGGCGCGTTCTGGTTTCCCAGCACGAGGCGCTCCGTTACTTCAACCGCCACTACCGGCTCAAAAGCATCGGCACCATTGCCGACTTTGCCGGACAGGAACGCGGCCCGGCCAGTCTGGCCCGGCTGGCCCAGGCCATGAAGAAGGAAAATGTCCGGGTGATTTTTGTGGAGCCCCAGTTCTCTCAAAGCCAGGCGCGGGCGCTGGCCGAGGCCACCGGGGCCAGGATCGCCCGTATCTACTCCGACGCCTTCGACAACACAGTCAATACCTACCTCAAACTCATCCAGGCCAACGGGCAGGCTATCTGTCGGGTCTTCAAGTAGAGCCCTGAGCCCATGCCACACCTAAAGAACCCGATGCTGGTGCAGTTCTGGCTGTGGGGCCAGGA includes the following:
- a CDS encoding nitrilase-related carbon-nitrogen hydrolase produces the protein MRVHLIAVQTELQTAPYTSAQAFNRYVLELTRAATEGLPQDEPRILAFPEAFALPLVFWLETSRAVLEAKTSLQAAMQLLREHWPALLRPGVWSPAALYHLRAPLVWPVYEQAFQEAAQAVRAYIVAGSIFSPHMDWEPVQGLHPRGKGVYNLSLVISPQGTVLGRIPKVHLTAEERHAFLTGGQPGRHTLKTRLGTLANLICLDAFHDDLIEQADAAGAWLVVQPSANAARWEGPWSADPREIEGSGLAARRAG
- a CDS encoding TlpA disulfide reductase family protein, which produces MKGWMWGLIPLGLLAGFWLLQPRAGSKVEVLPSFTLTQLDGQTANLIDFKGKPIVLNAWASWCGPCRREMPLLVEAARANPQFHFVFLNISDGPEAVRAFERELGLKIPNVLLDPDAKLSDPLRIQGLPVTLLYDAQGKLVNRHIGEISAAELEGLLKEF
- a CDS encoding Fur family transcriptional regulator is translated as MERSTRQRQAIREVMTELNRPLSPTEVLEAARAKVPGLGIATVYRTLKSLIEEGSAVAVELPGEAPRYELAGKKHHHHFHCTRCGKVFELEGCPGDFTFMVPKGFKTEKHEIVLYGRCTDCLH
- a CDS encoding Rrf2 family transcriptional regulator, with protein sequence MRLSKTDIYAFKTLGYLGTQPPGRLVGSEELSQATGVRHTYLVRILAALVGHNLVVSKKGQGGGYTLPRPPEEINLRDVIRAVDGPIAPLACISLNWPKACAKEAHCHARSAVWLKVRDAVLQSLSQVSVADLAADFRQGVDYSECLDHLLPSSELLTRRVPNHSPGPSHPSVSLPQLARPSLP
- a CDS encoding metal ABC transporter substrate-binding protein, with protein sequence MKFILPMGFLLMLGLGVGLAQPVQVAATTGFIADMVRNVGGSRVSVVQVVPNGSDPHSFEPRPSVVQAISRARVFFANGLSLEPFFEKLEAQLPQNARIVELADGMPDLIKAGEKEAHADEHGHEHAGYDPHLWLDPTYGIRYVEKIRDILSAVDPAGRSMYTQNASRYIAQIRQADTAVQRCLAEIPQNRRVLVSQHEALRYFNRHYRLKSIGTIADFAGQERGPASLARLAQAMKKENVRVIFVEPQFSQSQARALAEATGARIARIYSDAFDNTVNTYLKLIQANGQAICRVFK
- a CDS encoding sulfurtransferase, producing the protein MSYANPDVLVSTDWVLEHHQDPDIRILEVNEDILLYDTGHIPGSQKIDWQADLWDDTIREFIQPHELAALFERLGISNDTTIVLYGDKNNWWAAYAFWFFSYNGHKHLKLMNGGRIKWTQENKPLTTEVPTYPKGNYTPGKRDPSLRAFRDEVLAHLEKVKAGRGALVDVRSPAEFTGEKTHMPEYPQEGVLRGGHIPGAKSIPWATTVNPDGTFKSADELRAIYEPKGVTPEKEVIAYCRIAERSSHSWFVLKHLLGYPNVKNYDGSWTEWGNAVGVPIEKGPEK